CCGAAATTTACAcgcaaccaatcaatcaatctgcCTGGCCCCCCAAAAAAACCTGCTTCATGATTGGCTGCTCCCGGTGACGAACCTGCCTCCTCCTGTCTCCTGGCCTGCCCTGCCCTGATTGGTGGCTGCTTCCGCGTGCCCTCACTGTGATTGGCTGTGCTCTTGGCGAACGgtctagttcacccaaatatgggCTTCTTGCTGGCAGGTACCACTTCTGTGAGAAGTGTTTCAACGAAATCCAGGGGGAGAATGTATCTCTGGGGGACGATCCAACTCAGCCTCAAACGTGAGTAGCCATCTAAAAGTTAGTTTTGATCTTCTTCATTGTTATTGTCGTAATGCTATTCCTCCAGGGAGCGTTAGTTCAGTGATTCTCATGACGCACTCGATTGGGCGGCTTCCTGTTCTCCGTCTCTCATTTTCTCTCCTCAGGTCCATCAATAAAGATCAGTTTCAAAGGAAAAAGAATGACACCCTCGACCCTGAGCTGTATGTAGATATTTTCTCCCTCCAAATGTGTCATCTCAGTTTGCTTGTTAAGTTTAAGTCAAGATGTGGATTTGCTGTCATCGTCTGACCTTTGTTTTCTGATCTTCCTCGTCAGACTGTTGGAATGTGCCGACTGTGGTCGAAAAATGCATCAGATATGCGCTCTGCACAATGAGACGATATGGCCGTCGGGGTGAGCTAGTTTTATTTGAGcacaatttattttatacattctaCTGCAAAACATGGCTTAAAAATGGAGTCGGCAGACTGTTAGTGAATGTAAGGCTTTACCTAAGGAAGCGAAAGTTAATACTtattcatttatctttattttatatgaGGTTTGCCGGGTTTTTCCTGTTAAATACAACTCTGATTTGTGAATTGTATATATCAGCATTAAATTAGCTTTAAAACAAGATATCAGTTCTTCTAATTAATGGTCAAATGTTGTGACAAGATGAGTGCTATAAACATGGAAAATGTAGGACAACTTGATGTCCTTTGTTACTActaatttttatgattattactgTTCCAAATTGTTTCTAAATTGTTCCCACATATTCATTTATGTCGCTCCATTTCCAAATAGTCTGTCTTCCTTTCAATCAGGTTTGTGTGTGACGGCTGTCTGAAAAAAGCCAATGCAACAAGGAAGGAGAATAAATACACTGCAAAGAGTAAGTGGTTAAGAGCTTTAAAAATCTGGGAAAGAAATACCCTTTTGTTTAATTTGTGAGCGTAGATGTTCATACTTGGCTAATGAGAATCAAGTCATTTAGATTTCTAATGGCAGATCTTAATGGAGACGGTGAGTAGTCATTTTAAACTTCGctgcttttctttctctttattcCAGGACTTCCTCAGACAAAGCTTGGTAGCTTCCTGGAGACACGAGTGAACGAGTACCTAAAGCGCCAGAATCATCCAGAAAGCGGTGATGTCACCATTCGTGTGGTTCACGTGTCTGATAAAGTGGTGGAAGTCAAACCTGGCATGAAGTCCAGGTGAGGGACAGTGCTGAATATTCTGCAATATTTTTGTCGTTCCTTTTAAGTTTTGGGAATTTTGGAActgtttgctttcatttcttTTAATTGCCATAAAGTACTGTTGTTTATACTACTGCATGCCCTaactagtgttattttagtattatttattcacTATTATgggatattataataatattttgtattaccttttattttcatatgttcagtttcaattttagtttgtttaaatatttctatatagttttattttaaatcagtcattttaaaacttatatttattttagttgtcAGGGCAACATTTAACTTTCATTTGTTTTGAAgtttgtttttcatctaatatttgtttttacattttaagcctTATTTCAACTGGAAAAACAAATCTGAACAGATTTAACTtctgttttagttaacaataataaaactgtttttcttttaatgttatTGGTGGCCTTCCATAGCTTCTCATCATAAACAGTAAAATTAATATGTTCTATATTGTCAAGCAAGAAATCATTTTGAGGGGAAAGTATGTCTAAGGAAATTGCAGCACTATATAATTCATCAAATGAACATGAATGATTATCATGAACAGCAACACCGATTATCAATGCATGAATCTAAACTATTTTGGAATGCCCACGCTTTtccatatatttttattatgatgtCGACGTGTGTAGGCAGATGAATTACTCTCAGTAAACAACAACATCTTGATCTTGCTTGCACTCAACTACAGTATTTCAGAGGAGACAGCTCACCCATAACTGTTGCTCTTTGGAAATGTCTTTTTCAATTTCATTGCTTTGTTGATCATTTGCATAAAGTAAAATTGTTCTAAACTTTGTACATGACTGCATTGTATCACCATCAGTCACTGCTGTGTAAATagccattgaaaatgaatgacatcAAGGTGTTTTGACTTTGAAAGGCCTCTGAAAGGCCTCTAGGAGGATGAGAAAACAACATTGGATCAATATATTGCACAAACTCCGGTATTGAAAAgtggattaattaattggttcTTTGAATCtgtaactgtaaaaaataaatattcatgcttgcttaattaaaaattcaattttgtctttttgaaatACAAGAATTTTAATGGACACCATGAAAAAATGTAAAGAGTTGACTGTCTTTCTTTTACAGGTTTGTTGATAGCGGTGAAATGTCAGAGTCATTCCCGTACAGGACAAAAGCTCTGTTTGCGTTTGAAGATATTGATGGGACAGATGTCTGCTTCTTTGGAATGCATGTGCAAGAATATGGCTCCGACTGCCCTCCTCCCAATCAAAGGTTAAAAATAACAAAGACCATGCAGTCACACATCACAGAATCTTCCTCCATGCGCATGTGGATGACATTACATAGGGGTCTGAGAAACACAAGTAACGTAGTGATATCCTcttgtctctttctctccatgTAGACGTGTGTACATCTCCTATCTTGACAGCGTGCACTTTTTCCAGCCCCGTCACCTGAGAACTGGAGTCTATCATGAGATCCTGATTGGATACATGGAATATGCTAAAAAAATGGGGTTTGTCACTGGCCACATCTGGGCTTGTCCACCGAGCGAAGGCGATGACTATATCTTCCATTGCCACCCATCGGATCAGAAGATTCCCAAACCAAAACGCTTACAAGAATGGTACAAGAAGATGCTTGACAAAGCAGTAGCTGAAAGAATTGTACATGACTACAAGGTATTGCTACAGCTGTACTTCTGGTTGACaataataaaagtttagactTGAGTCAGCATACTGCAAGATAGTCTTTTCCCTTGTTTGGCTAGTTGACAGCAATGTGCCATCTATTAGTCCTTCACTAACTATTGCATGTTTCCCCTTGCCCAGGACATTTTTAAGCAGGCAACAGAGGATCGTCTGACCAGTGCGAAGGAGCTCCCATATTTTGAGGGTGATTTTTGGCCTAATGTGTTGGAAGAGAGCATTAAAGAGCTTGAACAGGAGGAGGAAGAACGGAAGCGAGAGGAAAACAACACCTCTAGTGAAAGCATTGATGTGAGTGATTAACTCAGATTTGTAGCCATCTTGTACTGGGTGAAAATATACTTTAGTGCCAAAGGAATAGATCAATAAAAATTCAATAAACTAGATTTCTTAACTGGGTTTTTAGACCGCTACTgtccttttttttgtatttgacttGATGGTAAAATTAATTCTAGTGCAGCTGCTTTAATATGTATTcttaaaacataattattataaCTTGATGCTTAAGATTGTTTCATTGACTGTCTAGGCTACCAGTGGTGACAGCAAGAATgccaaaaaaaagaacagcaagaAGACTAGCAAGAACAAGAGCAGCTTGAGCCGGGCCAATAAAAAGAAACCGGGAATGCCAAATGTCTCCAATGATCTATCCCAGAAACTCTATGCTTCAATGGAGAAACACAAAGAGGTATGTAGCTCCCAAAAACATTTGAACCATTTGTCAATTACACATTTGGACTGAACTCACAAATGTCAACACTCTACTTAATTTCAAGGTTTTCTTTGTTATCCGTCTCATCGCTGGCCCTTCTGCCAATTCCCTTCCACCCATTTTGGACGCTGACCCCCTGATGGCCTGCGATCTGATGGACGGACGAGATGCTTTCCTAACGCTTGCACGAGACAAGCACCTTGAATTCAGCTCACTGAGGCGTGCCAAATGGAGCTCCATGTGTATGCTTGTAGAACTGCACAACCAGAGCCAGGACCGCTTTGTCTACACGTGCAATGAATGCAAGCACCACGTTGAGACACGCTTTCACTGCACTGTTTGTGAGGTAAGAAATGCCATGTATGctgctttgtttttttctttgaagaGGGTTTCTAAAAATTGTGGTATTGTGGTACATTACAACTTTTGAAATGCCCCCTTCTCTCTTCTTTTGTAGGATTATGATCTTTGCATCACTTGCTACAACATTAAGGGCCATGAGCACAAGATGGAGAAACTTGGACTGGGTCTTGATGACGAGAGCAACAACCAGTCTGCAGCCTCCACTCAGAACCCTGGTGACTCGCGTCGTCTCAGCATCCAGCGCTGCATCCAGTCACTGGTGCATGCATGCCAGTGCCGCAATGCTAATTGCTCTTTGCCATCTTGCCAGAAGATGAAGAGAGTAGTGCAACACACCAAGGGCTGCAAACGCAAAACTAATGGTGGCTGTCCCATCTGCAAGCAACTCATTGCGCTTTGTTGCTATCATGCCAAGCACTGCCAGGAAAACAAGTGTCCTGTGCCCTTCTGTCTCAACATCAAGCACAAGCTTCGTCAACAGCAGCTGCAACACAGGCTTCAACAAGCGCAAATGCTGCGTAGACGTATGGCCACCATGCAGCGAGCAGGGCAGCCACCACCTTGTGGAAGTGGGCCTCCAGGAGGTCCTCCATCACCCTGCAACAATGGAGCCACAGGTCCAAGCACACCTACGTCAGTTGGTACTCAACCTGCAACGCCTCAGACACCCACACAGCTAACACCCAACCTTGCATCTCTGCCCCAGCCCGGTGTGGGTGGAGTCCCAGCTGGAGCTCCCCAGCAGCCTCCTCAGCATCCAGTCCACCACCAGTTTCAGCAGATGCCAGGTGCAGGTGGGATGATGACCTCACCGCAACAACAAATGGTTCCTCAGCAAACTGTGGGGCAACTTCCACATCCACACAATCAGTATGGTCCCCATTCCACTGGTCTCTCCCCAAATCCACAGTCGCAGGGTAAGCCAGGCCTTGGTCCCGCAACTCCTCCGCAGCTCCCTAGCAACCCAGGCACAGCACCTATGTCCCAGCAACAGCAACCTTCAGGTCCTCCGCCTGCAGCTGTGGAGATAGCCATGAAGATCCAGCAAGTGGCTGATGCACAGCGAAAGATGGCACAGGTTCAGATGCTACACAGGCAGGCTGTGCAAGCTGGCATGATGCCGCAGCATCATCAGCAGCCACAGGGACAGATGGGAGTATCCCATCCTGGGATTGGCATGGTAGGGCCACCAGGAATAGCCTCACAGGCACAAACATCAGTGAACAGAGTGCAGATGGAACAGCAGCAAGGACCTCAGGGAATGATGGCGGGAGTTGGGCCCATGCAGCAGCCTCAACAGGTAGGTGCGCAAGGCCAGATGCCACAACAAATGCATCTACAGCAGCCAAGAATAAACCCACAACTTCAGCCTCAGCAGCAACAGTGGCAAGGACAGGGTATGCCAACCCAGCAGAGACCTGGCATGATGGCTCAACCGGGAATGGTTGCAATGCAGCCCCCtccgcagcagcagcaacaaccaCAACAAATGCAACAACGGCAAGCACCCCAAATGCCGAATCGAAATGCATTGATGAGTATGGTGCAGGCTGGTCTGCAGAGTGGTGTAGTAAGTGGGGCAGCAGCTGGCAATCTGCCTCAGGGAGCCCTGCAGGATCTTTTGCAGACCCTACGATCTCCAAGTTCACCTCTACAGCAGCAGCAAGTCCTCAACATTCTTCGATCTAACCCACAACTAATGGCAGCATTTATCAAGCAGCGTGTTCACAAATATAAAGGAGGCACAGGTGGCCCTGCTGTACCACAGGGTGGGCCAGGACCAATGGGAGGCCAGCCAGTGAGTGTCAATACTGGGGTGCCTCAGCCTGGCATGCACCTTGGACAGGGTGTTAACATGCAGACTCAACTTTCTCAACTCCAAAAGCAGCAGCAAATGCAACAACGGCCGCTACTGCAGCAACAGCAAGTAGCTGCCTTGCAGCAGCAACAAcagaaacaacaacagcagcagcagcaacaacagcaaGGAATTCAGGGTCAGGGGGCTCCAAACATGACCAACATGAATCCACAGTTCAGAGAACTGGTCATGAGAAGGCAACAGCAACTCCagtttcagcagcagcagcaacaacaacaacaacaacagcagcaacaacagcagcagcagcaacaaatgAGTAATCACGCAGCATTCCAACAGCAGCAAGGTTATGTGGGTCAGCAGGGTAACATGCAAGTCCCGCCAGGAGGTCAACCACTACAAGGTGTGCAACCTGGCCAGCAGCAGAGTTTTCCAGGTAACCCTGCGCAACAGCAAGCTGCAGCTGTCTTGCAACAGAGGCTTGCACAGCAACACCATCTACAGATGCAACAGCAGCAGAAGGCAGCATCACAAGGTCCTGATATGGGGCACGGAGGAGGTCCGCAGCCCACACAAGGAGGTCCCAGTCTACAGACATCACAGACATTATTACAACAGGCTTTGCATCAGCGTCTGCTTCAACAGCAGCAACATCTCAGTGGCACCTCACCGGCACAGCAGAACAACCCCATGAGCCCACAGCAGCAGCATCAGATGTCTCAGTCACCCCACTTGCAGGGCCAACAGCTCCCATCCTCCCTCAGCAACCAAGTCTGTTCGCCTCAGCCCTCCCCACGACCCCAGTCCCAACCACCTCACTCAAGTCCGTCCCCGCGCCTGCAACCACAGCCCTCGCCCCACCACATCTCACCTCAGACCCAAACGGGTTCTCCGCATCCCAACCACCTTCAGCAGCATCACTCAGGCATGGctccacctcctccacctccCCAACAGCCACAGCACAACTCTAAGGACCCAAGTGGATTTGGTGCAGATCAGAACGCCATGCTTTCTCAGCTCAGTGGCTTGGCAGGACTCCACGGACCTGGAGCTAATGATATGCTGCCCCCTAGTGGCCAGGATCTTGGAATTAACATGAAAACCCTTTAGACATCATATAGTTATCACAAAATTTGCAAAGCCCCACCAGAGACAGTGTTAGCTTTTTTATACTATAAGGAAGAACTTAGTGTTTTTCatcataaatgctttaaaatggaCCAGCCTAGAGAAATAGCATATAAGCATGGGGGggattgctttttgtttttttttttttgccagttgtGTACAAAGAGAGGATAGTTTCTCAGCCTCAGAGAACAAACCacaagtaatattttttatgtcaggtccaggGGAGAACTTTTCCTTTttcaagaaatattttttaagattttaaaagtggtataaaattaaagcgcAAATGATTAAggacttttttatatattgtttcacCATGTACCAGTCTCTGTTATTTGTATTCACAGAGTGATATGGAACATTTCAAACATTGTGATgcatatattattagaattatctgAACATCATGCATATCTTCCTTGTAAATTTTgagttttgcattttatttattctagcTTTCATTTTGTTGTCATGATGAATTTTGTTCATGTGTGTTCCCAGAGACTGCTACAATTCACatagaatatatttttgttaataccTATTAAAATGAGGAGCTATTCCATTACTGAAGCTGGAAATTTAGGTTATTGAGTATAATATAAATTACAGTGTTGGGGGATCAGGTTTTGGTGTGCGCTCCACTGCCCATTGGAAATTCCATTGGACATCACTTCTTTTGCAACAAGACAACTTTgcagatgcacacacacccaccctCAGAATGTTTGTGCACTCTTTATAAGATGGATAGTGGAGATGTCTGTACTGGttggatgtgtgtgtatatacgtgtgtgtgtgtgtgtatatacgtgtgtgtgtgttggatgtGGTGCTAGAGTTCATCTGCTCGTGCTCAAAATCATGTTGGGCAGTGTTTCACATATGAACTGTATGGCGCAGTGAAATGGAGAAGAGGAGAGCCACTGATTTCACAGTTTTCGTCCTTCATTACCACTGATTTTCCTTCACTTCCAGAACTTTCTTTGCTCTGAACTTTGGgagttttatttgaatattttgtacTGTACAAAGGAAACACAAACTGTGGACttcatacttttttcttttttaataa
The sequence above is a segment of the Carassius carassius chromosome 9, fCarCar2.1, whole genome shotgun sequence genome. Coding sequences within it:
- the ep300b gene encoding histone acetyltransferase p300 isoform X15 — protein: MADNVLESGPPSAKRPKLSSPALSVSASDGNDFGSLFDLEHDLPDELINSSDLGLPNGMDPSQLHTSLGGGGMSGPLGSSGQDTAAKHKHLSELLRPGGPPSTSTAVGNPSNVSSLGMMGGLSGSPVTQGLGGPQQQQPGMMPQPGMVAGLNRGMMGAQKGNGHPQSMMGGQMMNGAIRMAYANVNMNAGMVGNGNVLPDALQQQNTGQQTAQAAMRPQQPGAVNKMGMMGAPGPYGGSYGQCGGQSLGPQLQNKAGQPNSINQFNMDKKPQHGQNMVSMQSSGVVGGVSGPGGAAAAPPAADPEKHKLIQQQLVLLLHAHKCHRREQANGEVRQCSLPHCRTMKNVLNHMTHCQAGKSCQVAHCASSRQIISHWKNCTRHDCPVCLPLKNAGDKRNQQSLLGGAGMGMSGPLGGSLPGGQPSAPNLNPPSQIDPSSIERAYAALGLTYQGNQASTQNQQTSVTAQLGMRSLNIIGGNSMGVNGGVGAPITNQHPGMLPDGMMHRNVTPQSLMNDGSGVGNMGSAVTATPPSAGMRKNWHEDITQDLRNHLVHKLVQAIFPTPDPAALKDRRMENLVAYARKVEGDMYESANSRAEYYHLLAEKIYKIQKELEEKRRTRLQKQGMMPAQPGMPNSALPQAPAGMNQAQLPNGPHTDPSLVQAAGPNQMVNRMQNPAGMNQFAQVGMQQPMGQRATPPLPMGANHNQMGMHGTPQMNQPNVPQLQNQYMQNQFPGTGAGLGQGAVGLNQPAGQGAMPQNQMPTPPSLAVHSPVAQTQAAVSGSGATVGPQGPPSNLPQPAPQPGLHTHCPPLRQNSPSPARSLTPTPSPHQMPPQMTGNQTPQPHTPTSSTTMTPPTKQLPPMAQGVGSEKASQLQQQSHGGGVAGGPQTGLASSVPSQNPHGLCAHPRTPLSQKSSLTADGQASTPASDSSADPSSQLTSSEPTAPLDPKTEVKQQEEEDENETEDKASGKMAAMQTEIKTEEKPEIKKEEPADNEYKTEPMETSTGSTGEEKKPEVKTEPKEEEAAGTNSSPTNTQSKKKVFKPDELRQALMPTLEALYRQDPESLPFRQPVDPQLLGIPDYFDIVKNPMDLSTIKRKLDTGQYQEPWQYVDDMWLMFNNAWLYNRKTSRVYKYCSKLAEVFEQEIDPVMQGLGYCCGRKLEFSPQTLCCYGKQLCTIPRDAAYFSYQNSSPKYGLLAGRYHFCEKCFNEIQGENVSLGDDPTQPQTSINKDQFQRKKNDTLDPELLLECADCGRKMHQICALHNETIWPSGFVCDGCLKKANATRKENKYTAKRLPQTKLGSFLETRVNEYLKRQNHPESGDVTIRVVHVSDKVVEVKPGMKSRFVDSGEMSESFPYRTKALFAFEDIDGTDVCFFGMHVQEYGSDCPPPNQRRVYISYLDSVHFFQPRHLRTGVYHEILIGYMEYAKKMGFVTGHIWACPPSEGDDYIFHCHPSDQKIPKPKRLQEWYKKMLDKAVAERIVHDYKDIFKQATEDRLTSAKELPYFEGDFWPNVLEESIKELEQEEEERKREENNTSSESIDATSGDSKNAKKKNSKKTSKNKSSLSRANKKKPGMPNVSNDLSQKLYASMEKHKEVFFVIRLIAGPSANSLPPILDADPLMACDLMDGRDAFLTLARDKHLEFSSLRRAKWSSMCMLVELHNQSQDRFVYTCNECKHHVETRFHCTVCEDYDLCITCYNIKGHEHKMEKLGLGLDDESNNQSAASTQNPGDSRRLSIQRCIQSLVHACQCRNANCSLPSCQKMKRVVQHTKGCKRKTNGGCPICKQLIALCCYHAKHCQENKCPVPFCLNIKHKLRQQQLQHRLQQAQMLRRRMATMQRAGQPPPCGSGPPGGPPSPCNNGATGPSTPTSVGTQPATPQTPTQLTPNLASLPQPGVGGVPAGAPQQPPQHPVHHQFQQMPGAGGMMTSPQQQMVPQQTVGQLPHPHNQYGPHSTGLSPNPQSQGKPGLGPATPPQLPSNPGTAPMSQQQQPSGPPPAAVEIAMKIQQVADAQRKMAQVQMLHRQAVQAGMMPQHHQQPQGQMGVSHPGIGMVGPPGIASQAQTSVNRVQMEQQQGPQGMMAGVGPMQQPQQVGAQGQMPQQMHLQQPRINPQLQPQQQQWQGQGMPTQQRPGMMAQPGMVAMQPPPQQQQQPQQMQQRQAPQMPNRNALMSMVQAGLQSGVVSGAAAGNLPQGALQDLLQTLRSPSSPLQQQQVLNILRSNPQLMAAFIKQRVHKYKGGTGGPAVPQGGPGPMGGQPVSVNTGVPQPGMHLGQGVNMQTQLSQLQKQQQMQQRPLLQQQQVAALQQQQQKQQQQQQQQQQGIQGQGAPNMTNMNPQFRELVMRRQQQLQFQQQQQQQQQQQQQQQQQQQQMSNHAAFQQQQGYVGQQGNMQVPPGGQPLQGVQPGQQQSFPGNPAQQQAAAVLQQRLAQQHHLQMQQQQKAASQGPDMGHGGGPQPTQGGPSLQTSQTLLQQALHQRLLQQQQHLSGTSPAQQNNPMSPQQQHQMSQSPHLQGQQLPSSLSNQVCSPQPSPRPQSQPPHSSPSPRLQPQPSPHHISPQTQTGSPHPNHLQQHHSGMAPPPPPPQQPQHNSKDPSGFGADQNAMLSQLSGLAGLHGPGANDMLPPSGQDLGINMKTL
- the ep300b gene encoding histone acetyltransferase p300 isoform X10 is translated as MADNVLESGPPSAKRPKLSSPALSVSASDGNDFGSLFDLEHDLPDELINSSDLGLPNGMDPSQLHTSLGGGGMSGPLGSSGQDTAAKHKHLSELLRPGGPPSTSTAVGNPSNVSSLGMMGGLSGSPVTQGLGGPQQQQPGMMPQPGMVAGLNRGMMGAQKGNGHPQSMMGGQMMNGAIRMAYANVNMNAGMVGNGNVLPDALQQQNTGQQTAQAAMRPQQPGAVNKMGMMGAPGPYGGSYGQCGGQSLGPQLQNKAGQPNSINQFNMDKKPQHGQNMVSMQSSGVVGGVSGPGGAAAAPPAADPEKHKLIQQQLVLLLHAHKCHRREQANGEVRQCSLPHCRTMKNVLNHMTHCQAGKSCQVAHCASSRQIISHWKNCTRHDCPVCLPLKNAGDKRNQQSLLGGAGMGMSGPLGGSLPGGQPSAPNLNPPSQIDPSSIERAYAALGLTYQGNQASTQNQQTSVTAQLGMRSLNIIAGGNSMGVNGGVGAPITNQHPGMLPDGMMHRNVTPQSLMNDGSGVGNMGSAVTATPPSAGMRKNWHEDITQDLRNHLVHKLVQAIFPTPDPAALKDRRMENLVAYARKVEGDMYESANSRAEYYHLLAEKIYKIQKELEEKRRTRLQKQDGPHTDPSLVQAAGPNQMVNRMQNPAGMNQFAQVGMQQPMGQRATPPLPMGANHNQMGMHGTPQMNQPNVPQLQNQYMQNQFPGTGAGLGQGAVGLNQPAGQGAMPQNQMPTPPSLAVHSPVAQTQAAVSGSGATVGPQGPPSNLPQPAPQPGLHTHCPPLRQNSPSPARSLTPTPSPHQMPPQMTGNQTPQPHTPTSSTTMTPPTKQLPPMAQGVGSEKASQLQQQSHGGGVAGGPQTGLASSVPSQNPHGLCAHPRTPLSQKSSLTADGQASTPASDSSADPSSQLTSSEPTAPLDPKTEVKQQEEEDENETEDKASGKMAAMQTEIKTEEKPEIKKEEPADNEYKTEPMETSTGSTGEEKKPEVKTEPKEEEAAGTNSSPTNTQSKKKVFKPDELRQALMPTLEALYRQDPESLPFRQPVDPQLLGIPVRIRTSNKTNLDYFDIVKNPMDLSTIKRKLDTGQYQEPWQYVDDMWLMFNNAWLYNRKTSRVYKYCSKLAEVFEQEIDPVMQGLGYCCGRKLEFSPQTLCCYGKQLCTIPRDAAYFSYQNSSPKYGLLAGRYHFCEKCFNEIQGENVSLGDDPTQPQTSINKDQFQRKKNDTLDPELLLECADCGRKMHQICALHNETIWPSGFVCDGCLKKANATRKENKYTAKRLPQTKLGSFLETRVNEYLKRQNHPESGDVTIRVVHVSDKVVEVKPGMKSRFVDSGEMSESFPYRTKALFAFEDIDGTDVCFFGMHVQEYGSDCPPPNQRRVYISYLDSVHFFQPRHLRTGVYHEILIGYMEYAKKMGFVTGHIWACPPSEGDDYIFHCHPSDQKIPKPKRLQEWYKKMLDKAVAERIVHDYKDIFKQATEDRLTSAKELPYFEGDFWPNVLEESIKELEQEEEERKREENNTSSESIDATSGDSKNAKKKNSKKTSKNKSSLSRANKKKPGMPNVSNDLSQKLYASMEKHKEVFFVIRLIAGPSANSLPPILDADPLMACDLMDGRDAFLTLARDKHLEFSSLRRAKWSSMCMLVELHNQSQDRFVYTCNECKHHVETRFHCTVCEDYDLCITCYNIKGHEHKMEKLGLGLDDESNNQSAASTQNPGDSRRLSIQRCIQSLVHACQCRNANCSLPSCQKMKRVVQHTKGCKRKTNGGCPICKQLIALCCYHAKHCQENKCPVPFCLNIKHKLRQQQLQHRLQQAQMLRRRMATMQRAGQPPPCGSGPPGGPPSPCNNGATGPSTPTSVGTQPATPQTPTQLTPNLASLPQPGVGGVPAGAPQQPPQHPVHHQFQQMPGAGGMMTSPQQQMVPQQTVGQLPHPHNQYGPHSTGLSPNPQSQGKPGLGPATPPQLPSNPGTAPMSQQQQPSGPPPAAVEIAMKIQQVADAQRKMAQVQMLHRQAVQAGMMPQHHQQPQGQMGVSHPGIGMVGPPGIASQAQTSVNRVQMEQQQGPQGMMAGVGPMQQPQQVGAQGQMPQQMHLQQPRINPQLQPQQQQWQGQGMPTQQRPGMMAQPGMVAMQPPPQQQQQPQQMQQRQAPQMPNRNALMSMVQAGLQSGVVSGAAAGNLPQGALQDLLQTLRSPSSPLQQQQVLNILRSNPQLMAAFIKQRVHKYKGGTGGPAVPQGGPGPMGGQPVSVNTGVPQPGMHLGQGVNMQTQLSQLQKQQQMQQRPLLQQQQVAALQQQQQKQQQQQQQQQQGIQGQGAPNMTNMNPQFRELVMRRQQQLQFQQQQQQQQQQQQQQQQQQQQMSNHAAFQQQQGYVGQQGNMQVPPGGQPLQGVQPGQQQSFPGNPAQQQAAAVLQQRLAQQHHLQMQQQQKAASQGPDMGHGGGPQPTQGGPSLQTSQTLLQQALHQRLLQQQQHLSGTSPAQQNNPMSPQQQHQMSQSPHLQGQQLPSSLSNQVCSPQPSPRPQSQPPHSSPSPRLQPQPSPHHISPQTQTGSPHPNHLQQHHSGMAPPPPPPQQPQHNSKDPSGFGADQNAMLSQLSGLAGLHGPGANDMLPPSGQDLGINMKTL